A window from Chiroxiphia lanceolata isolate bChiLan1 chromosome 3, bChiLan1.pri, whole genome shotgun sequence encodes these proteins:
- the MRPL14 gene encoding 39S ribosomal protein L14, mitochondrial, whose translation MALLNRRLVLSLTHLSSAVLQRQFSTTGACRAIQKLTRVRVVDNSALGNTSYHRPPKCIHVYNKTGVGKVGDTILLAIKGEKKKALIVGHKMPGPTMTPRFDSNNVVLIEDNGNPIGTRIKTPIPYILRRKEGEFSKVLAIARNFV comes from the exons ATGGCTCTCTTGAATAGACGATTGGTTTTATCCTTAACCCATCTAAGCAGTGCGGTGCTCCAGCGACAGTTCAG TACCACTGGAGCATGCCGAGCAATACAGAAACTCACCCGCGTGCGAGTGGTGGACAACAGCGCCTTGGGGAACACGTCCTACCACCGGCCACCAAAATGTATCCATGTGTATAACAAGACCGGAGTTGGCAAAGTAGGAGATACAATCCTTCTGGCtatcaaaggagaaaagaagaaagctttaATTGTAGGGCACAAGATGCCTGGCCCCACCATGACGCCTAGATTTGATTCCAACAATGTGGTACTCATAGAAGATAACGGAAATCCAATCGGGACTAGGATAAAAACACCAATACCCTATATCCTGCGACGGAAAGAAGGCGAGTTCTCCAAAGTATTGGCCATTGCCCGCAACTTTGTGTGA